One stretch of Aquisalimonas asiatica DNA includes these proteins:
- a CDS encoding alpha/beta fold hydrolase, with protein MDTDEVIARNNVRIVGEGERTLMLAHGFGCDQTIWRRLLPWFEADHRIVLFDYVGSGGSDAGAYDPRRYGRIDGYAQDVVEICRALDLREAVLVGHSISAMIGLRATIRAPEHFSGLVMIGASPRYCNDPPGFTGGFDREDILSLLDMMEHNFASWARMLAPTVMQNPEQPELTDELAHSLAANTPGIAREFAEVAFLSDNRDLLPRATVPSLIIHCTDDALARPEVGEYLQQHTPGSTLRMIEASGHFPHVSAPEATASILRDYLRAPPSRNGR; from the coding sequence ATGGATACGGATGAAGTGATCGCGCGGAACAACGTGCGAATTGTCGGTGAGGGCGAGCGGACGCTGATGCTGGCCCACGGGTTCGGTTGTGACCAGACCATCTGGCGGCGTCTCCTGCCGTGGTTCGAGGCGGATCATCGCATCGTACTGTTTGACTACGTGGGCTCCGGCGGCTCCGATGCCGGTGCCTACGACCCGCGCCGCTACGGCCGCATCGACGGCTACGCCCAGGATGTGGTTGAAATCTGCCGGGCGCTGGACCTGCGGGAGGCCGTGCTGGTCGGTCACTCCATCAGCGCCATGATCGGCCTGAGAGCGACCATTCGTGCGCCGGAGCATTTCTCCGGCCTGGTGATGATCGGTGCCTCGCCGCGCTACTGCAACGACCCGCCCGGATTCACCGGCGGGTTTGACCGTGAGGACATCCTCAGCCTGCTGGACATGATGGAGCACAACTTCGCCAGCTGGGCCCGCATGCTGGCGCCCACGGTGATGCAGAACCCGGAGCAGCCCGAACTCACCGACGAGCTGGCGCACTCCCTGGCCGCGAATACGCCGGGGATAGCGCGGGAGTTTGCCGAGGTTGCCTTTCTCTCCGACAACCGTGACCTGCTGCCCCGTGCGACAGTGCCCTCGCTGATCATCCACTGCACGGATGATGCGCTGGCGCGGCCGGAGGTGGGAGAGTATCTGCAACAACACACGCCCGGGAGCACCCTGCGCATGATCGAGGCCAGCGGACATTTCCCGCACGTGAGCGCGCCCGAAGCGACCGCATCGATCCTGCGGGACTATCTCCGTGCGCCACCCTCCCGGAACGGGCGCTGA
- a CDS encoding protein adenylyltransferase SelO family protein, with protein MPVSSHYTPDSRHEQLGPAFYDAVEAAPFPDLRLRFRNQHWAERIGLGALDETEWLAHFGRFEPLPDNLATPLALRYHGHQFQTYNPELGDGRGFLFAQLRDERNRLLDLGTKGSGRTPWSRGADGRLTLKGGVREVLATEMLEALGCYTSKSLSLIETGEDLLRHDEPSPTRSSVLVRLSHSHVRIGTFQRLERLGQRDELRRLVDYCIETYWPEAADEPDPVAGLLRCVVRATADMTAEWWVAGFVHGVLNTDNVVITGESFDYGPWRFLPHLDPYFTAAYFDHMRLYAFGRQPGVMVWNLEQLARSLAPLSQAAKLQGRVGAFETRFDEAVVTRTLTRLGLQTPEPWSEARALVGHFYEAMEASHIPFQRPFFDLVGGAAPERLEASPEASTYRSAHWSGVIDELRACDPLPGVATVGEAAYWQSPEPMAMRVDEVEAIWKAIADDDNWEPFTDAIDAMRMMARAHRDLGVAWR; from the coding sequence ATGCCCGTATCATCCCACTACACCCCCGACAGCCGGCACGAGCAGCTGGGGCCCGCCTTTTACGATGCCGTGGAGGCGGCGCCGTTTCCGGATCTGCGGCTGCGTTTCCGCAACCAGCACTGGGCCGAGCGTATCGGGCTGGGCGCGCTGGACGAGACGGAGTGGCTGGCGCATTTCGGCCGCTTCGAGCCGTTGCCCGACAATCTCGCGACCCCCCTGGCGCTGCGCTATCACGGCCATCAGTTCCAGACTTACAACCCCGAGCTGGGCGACGGGCGTGGTTTTCTGTTTGCCCAGCTCCGGGACGAGCGGAACCGGTTGCTGGATCTTGGCACCAAGGGCTCCGGGCGCACGCCCTGGTCCCGCGGCGCCGACGGCCGCCTGACCCTGAAGGGCGGGGTGCGGGAGGTCCTGGCAACGGAGATGCTGGAGGCGCTCGGGTGTTACACGTCCAAGAGCCTCAGCCTGATCGAGACCGGCGAGGATCTGCTCCGTCACGACGAACCGTCGCCCACCCGCTCCTCGGTGCTCGTGCGGCTGAGTCACAGCCATGTGCGCATCGGCACGTTCCAGCGGCTGGAGCGCCTGGGCCAGCGCGACGAGCTGCGCCGTCTGGTGGACTACTGCATCGAGACCTACTGGCCCGAGGCCGCCGACGAGCCGGATCCGGTGGCCGGTCTGCTGCGTTGTGTCGTTCGCGCCACGGCGGACATGACCGCCGAGTGGTGGGTCGCCGGTTTCGTTCACGGCGTGCTCAACACCGACAACGTGGTCATCACCGGCGAGAGCTTCGATTACGGGCCGTGGCGCTTTCTGCCCCACCTGGACCCCTATTTCACGGCGGCGTATTTCGATCACATGCGGCTGTATGCCTTCGGTCGTCAGCCCGGCGTCATGGTGTGGAACCTGGAGCAGCTTGCCCGCAGCCTGGCGCCGCTCAGCCAGGCCGCCAAGCTGCAGGGCCGGGTGGGGGCGTTCGAGACCCGTTTCGACGAGGCCGTGGTGACGCGCACGCTCACCCGCCTCGGTCTGCAGACGCCCGAGCCCTGGAGCGAGGCCCGCGCGCTGGTGGGACACTTCTACGAGGCCATGGAGGCGAGCCACATCCCGTTCCAGCGGCCGTTCTTCGACCTGGTCGGCGGTGCTGCCCCGGAGCGCCTGGAAGCCAGTCCGGAGGCGTCCACATACCGCTCCGCGCACTGGTCCGGGGTGATCGATGAGCTGCGGGCCTGTGATCCCCTGCCGGGTGTCGCCACCGTGGGCGAGGCGGCCTACTGGCAGTCTCCGGAGCCCATGGCCATGCGCGTGGACGAGGTGGAGGCGATCTGGAAGGCCATCGCCGATGACGATAACTGGGAACCGTTCACGGACGCCATCGACGCCATGCGTATGATGGCACGCGCGCACAGGGATCTCGGGGTGGCCTGGCGCTGA
- a CDS encoding PH domain-containing protein, translating to MTEAVAAGWQRLSPWSVVFLFVRGVLQFVRENVPVLLGAGAGVAVIERIGATEVVLALAALLLIAALLSLVYYRRFRFRLDDDVLLVQKGLFERTELKLSAGRIQHISLEQPAYMRPFDIVRFSAATPGGVTTELELPGIRRPLAESLRQALSSGGPVPDGDGAPAGTPSTEVVFRLGARGLTLHGLASNSVYLFAAFLAPVLQPLERLARQHLDTLGDSAGVRMVVESPWIAGSTILVGLVALLMLVSVVVAWLRFHGFTLVTEGDRYVQRSGLFNRQEQVLSARKLQSVEWVQTALGRLLGRGYLVCRQYGGLPRAADHAGQGFLIPGLGVAEGPALARVFWPQLALEGDYARVHPRYRRAMAVRFALVLLAVVGFVSASAGQPWWLLAALAVPPLAWTLGHLRWLAVGWRVHDDHAFIRTGLLGRRTSAFPLGNAQAIRLQQSWFQRRWGVATLQITLASGPERIPWVDLAEATALANRTLLHVEAPPGDHALQSGRD from the coding sequence TTGACTGAGGCGGTGGCGGCGGGCTGGCAGCGCCTCTCGCCCTGGTCCGTGGTCTTTCTGTTCGTCCGCGGAGTGCTGCAGTTCGTGCGCGAGAACGTGCCGGTGCTGCTGGGTGCCGGCGCCGGGGTGGCGGTGATCGAGCGGATCGGTGCCACCGAGGTGGTCCTTGCCCTGGCGGCACTTCTGCTGATCGCCGCGTTGTTGAGTCTGGTGTACTACCGCCGCTTCCGCTTCCGGCTGGATGACGACGTGCTGCTGGTGCAGAAGGGGCTGTTCGAGCGCACCGAGCTCAAGCTCTCCGCAGGCCGGATCCAGCACATCAGCCTGGAGCAGCCGGCGTACATGCGTCCGTTCGATATCGTCCGGTTCAGTGCCGCCACCCCTGGCGGCGTGACCACCGAACTGGAGCTGCCCGGGATCCGGCGCCCGCTGGCGGAGTCGTTGCGGCAGGCTCTGAGCAGCGGCGGCCCGGTGCCGGACGGTGATGGTGCCCCGGCCGGCACGCCGTCAACAGAGGTGGTCTTCCGGCTCGGTGCCCGCGGCCTGACCCTGCACGGGCTGGCCAGCAACTCCGTCTATCTGTTCGCGGCCTTTCTCGCGCCGGTGCTGCAGCCCCTGGAACGGCTGGCACGCCAGCATCTGGACACACTGGGTGATTCCGCCGGGGTGCGGATGGTCGTGGAATCCCCGTGGATTGCCGGGAGCACCATTCTGGTCGGCCTGGTCGCGCTGCTCATGCTGGTGTCGGTGGTGGTGGCGTGGTTGCGTTTCCACGGTTTTACCCTGGTGACCGAGGGCGACCGCTACGTGCAGCGCAGCGGGCTGTTCAATCGCCAGGAGCAGGTCCTCTCCGCGCGCAAGCTGCAGTCCGTCGAGTGGGTGCAGACCGCACTCGGGCGCCTCCTGGGGCGCGGGTATCTGGTCTGCCGGCAGTACGGAGGCCTGCCACGCGCCGCGGACCACGCCGGACAGGGGTTTCTGATTCCCGGGCTCGGTGTCGCCGAGGGGCCGGCGCTGGCGCGGGTGTTCTGGCCGCAGCTTGCCCTGGAAGGCGACTATGCCCGGGTCCACCCCCGCTACCGGCGTGCCATGGCCGTGCGTTTCGCGCTGGTGCTGCTGGCGGTTGTCGGGTTCGTGTCCGCCAGCGCCGGCCAACCGTGGTGGCTGCTGGCCGCACTGGCCGTGCCGCCCCTGGCCTGGACGTTGGGGCACCTGCGCTGGCTGGCCGTGGGCTGGCGCGTGCATGACGACCACGCCTTTATTCGCACGGGGCTGCTTGGGCGGCGCACCTCCGCCTTTCCACTGGGCAACGCCCAGGCCATCCGCTTGCAGCAGAGCTGGTTCCAGCGCCGGTGGGGGGTAGCCACGCTGCAGATTACCCTGGCCAGTGGCCCGGAGCGGATTCCCTGGGTCGACCTTGCCGAGGCCACCGCGCTGGCGAACCGCACGCTGTTGCACGTGGAAGCGCCACCGGGCGACCATGCTCTCCAGTCCGGGCGCGACTGA
- a CDS encoding PH domain-containing protein: MTFRNDPVDVDALPAFERVALTPVSTRFAPYRVIATLGFWGPLTLIVLLTPLWASVPLPAHAALLAAVLVVAASAAVLSALEARRRAFALREEDLIHQAGLVVQRTTVLPVCRIQHVETASGPLERVFGLMRLTCFTAGGTSGDLVLAGLRPETAESLRQHLLERIRARDGLTTPPPEDGPLD, from the coding sequence ATGACGTTCCGCAACGACCCCGTGGACGTGGACGCCCTGCCGGCCTTCGAGCGGGTTGCGTTGACGCCGGTCTCGACGCGGTTCGCGCCTTACAGGGTCATTGCGACACTGGGCTTCTGGGGGCCGCTGACGCTGATCGTCCTGCTGACCCCGCTCTGGGCCTCGGTGCCCCTGCCGGCGCATGCGGCCCTGCTCGCGGCGGTGCTGGTGGTGGCTGCGAGCGCCGCGGTACTGTCCGCTCTGGAGGCCCGGCGACGCGCCTTCGCCCTGCGCGAGGAGGACCTCATCCATCAGGCCGGGCTGGTGGTGCAGCGGACTACCGTCCTCCCGGTCTGCCGCATCCAGCATGTGGAGACGGCCAGCGGTCCGCTGGAGCGTGTGTTCGGATTGATGCGGCTCACCTGTTTCACCGCCGGCGGCACCAGTGGCGATCTCGTGCTGGCGGGCCTGCGGCCGGAGACGGCAGAATCGCTGCGCCAGCACCTTCTGGAGCGCATCCGTGCCCGGGATGGCCTCACGACCCCGCCGCCCGAGGATGGCCCTCTTGACTGA
- a CDS encoding RDD family protein, with amino-acid sequence MYCPQCGASNADDARFCEKCGAPLDAGERRLVAEETGFFGDGPAAGIAYGGFWRRVAAALLDMLVLILPLTVLQMLLAPGTLAGEQPAGAGAHWWTWWDTFNLVVGWMYWAGMHSSSYQATVGKMLMGMKVTDLEGGRISFARATGRYFAEILSGVLLMIGYIMVAFTRRKQGLHDMIAGTLVVRVSS; translated from the coding sequence ATGTACTGTCCCCAGTGTGGAGCCTCCAACGCCGATGACGCCCGCTTCTGCGAAAAGTGTGGTGCGCCACTGGATGCGGGGGAGCGGCGCCTGGTGGCCGAGGAAACGGGTTTCTTCGGTGACGGTCCGGCCGCCGGCATTGCCTACGGCGGCTTCTGGCGCCGCGTCGCCGCGGCCCTGTTGGACATGCTGGTGCTCATCCTGCCGCTCACCGTGCTGCAGATGCTGCTGGCGCCGGGCACGCTGGCGGGAGAGCAGCCGGCCGGCGCCGGGGCGCACTGGTGGACCTGGTGGGATACGTTCAACCTGGTGGTCGGCTGGATGTACTGGGCGGGGATGCACAGCTCCAGCTATCAGGCCACGGTGGGCAAGATGCTCATGGGCATGAAGGTCACGGATCTCGAGGGCGGGCGCATCTCCTTTGCCCGGGCGACCGGCCGGTATTTCGCCGAGATCCTCTCCGGCGTGCTGCTGATGATCGGCTACATCATGGTTGCCTTCACCCGGCGCAAACAGGGGTTGCACGACATGATCGCCGGGACGCTGGTTGTCCGGGTGTCATCGTAG
- a CDS encoding NUDIX hydrolase produces the protein MSTSNPFDPANFTRRIPEGDDRERLVCDDCGFIQYENPKIVVGSVAYWGDRILLCRRAIEPRIGYWTLPAGYLELGEDVQVGARREAWEEARAQMEIEQLLAVYTIQRISQVQLIYRARLTSPEVSAGPESREVALFHPDEIPRDEIAFPTVHWALAHFQETRDHTAFAPRQNPEGGTGNLTGGL, from the coding sequence ATGAGCACGAGCAACCCGTTCGATCCCGCCAACTTCACCCGCCGCATTCCCGAAGGCGATGACCGTGAGCGCCTGGTGTGCGACGACTGCGGTTTCATCCAGTACGAGAATCCCAAGATCGTCGTGGGGTCGGTGGCGTACTGGGGCGACCGGATTCTGCTCTGTCGTCGCGCCATCGAACCGCGCATCGGGTACTGGACACTGCCCGCCGGTTACCTGGAACTCGGCGAAGACGTGCAGGTGGGGGCGCGCCGTGAGGCCTGGGAGGAAGCGCGCGCACAGATGGAGATCGAGCAGTTGCTGGCCGTCTACACCATCCAGCGGATCAGCCAGGTGCAGCTGATCTACCGGGCCCGGCTGACGTCGCCCGAGGTCTCAGCGGGCCCCGAGTCCCGCGAAGTGGCATTGTTCCACCCCGATGAGATCCCCCGGGACGAGATCGCGTTCCCCACGGTGCACTGGGCGCTGGCGCACTTTCAGGAGACCCGTGACCACACGGCATTCGCCCCCCGCCAGAATCCGGAAGGCGGGACCGGCAACCTCACCGGCGGGCTGTGA
- a CDS encoding sulfite exporter TauE/SafE family protein — MIADLFADLWAQLIPAALSGWSMAVLLASSLLTSFITAAFGAGGGVLLLGIMTVYLPVTAVIPLHGVIQAGSNAGRMALGLRDIRWPMVLAFTAGGVIGALAGSQVLIRLPMGWMELALGAFILWACWGPKPTLRRGSRARIAAGGAITSLVTLFVGATGPFVAAMLRTMQLDRHVHVSTFSACMVIQHGLKIGVFGLLGFAFAPYLPFLAAMLAAGFVGTVLGRVALSGLSNRGFHTILNVILTVLALRLLFSGTHSLLAG; from the coding sequence GTGATTGCGGACCTCTTTGCAGACCTCTGGGCACAATTGATCCCCGCGGCCCTGTCGGGCTGGAGCATGGCCGTGCTGCTCGCCAGCAGCCTGCTGACGTCATTCATCACCGCGGCCTTCGGTGCCGGCGGCGGCGTCCTGCTGCTGGGGATCATGACGGTCTACCTGCCGGTGACCGCGGTCATCCCCCTGCACGGCGTGATTCAGGCGGGCTCCAACGCCGGGCGCATGGCCCTGGGACTGCGGGACATCCGCTGGCCGATGGTGCTGGCGTTCACCGCAGGCGGCGTCATCGGCGCCCTGGCGGGGTCACAGGTGCTGATCCGCCTGCCCATGGGATGGATGGAGCTGGCACTCGGCGCCTTCATCCTGTGGGCCTGCTGGGGGCCGAAACCGACCCTGCGCCGTGGCTCGCGGGCGCGGATCGCGGCCGGTGGCGCCATCACCAGTCTGGTGACGCTGTTCGTCGGCGCCACGGGCCCCTTCGTGGCGGCCATGCTGCGCACCATGCAACTGGACCGCCACGTGCACGTGAGCACCTTCTCCGCGTGCATGGTGATCCAGCACGGGCTGAAGATCGGCGTGTTCGGCCTGCTGGGTTTTGCGTTCGCCCCCTACCTGCCGTTTCTCGCGGCCATGCTGGCCGCCGGATTCGTGGGGACGGTGCTGGGGCGGGTCGCCCTGAGCGGGCTCAGCAACCGCGGATTCCACACCATCCTGAACGTCATTCTCACGGTGCTGGCCCTGCGCCTGCTGTTCTCGGGCACCCACTCCCTGCTCGCCGGGTAG
- a CDS encoding DUF3422 family protein: protein MSNETDVAATGGLQEHAQRREIAAELHARPFESLSGPLRGTHLAMLSEDGNADLACVTTLCEALEQTPPDPDSTHHSVDLGAFRLRWERHTEFSTYTFFTSGVPDDPTNPFTNPALEAVPGDWLRTIPGELIVAVHLTFEGPDSPDRPVHELAEIFHTENVAGSEVADGAARVYTDFRLHGDGYGRILVQDRGLAPRRAGRLIQRLLEIETYRLMALLGFPTARQTTALLTGLEQELETITRRITRSSSLDNEQSLLKEISALSADLERTTARNSFRLSASRAYDGLVQRRIENLREVRIRELQTIGEFMVRRFRPAMRTCESVVERQEGLARRISRAADLLRTRVDIALEGQNRDLLASMNRRTDLQLRLQQTVEGLSVLVMSYYGSGLIYYMLHGLHSAGVDFNVNLAVGAAVPVVVVSAFLGIRYLRRKVLGPEGEH from the coding sequence ATGAGCAACGAAACCGACGTGGCGGCCACCGGCGGCCTCCAGGAGCACGCGCAGCGCCGGGAGATCGCGGCCGAACTTCACGCACGCCCGTTCGAGAGCCTGAGCGGCCCGCTGCGCGGCACGCATCTGGCCATGCTCAGTGAAGACGGCAATGCGGACCTGGCCTGCGTGACGACCCTGTGCGAGGCGCTGGAACAGACGCCACCGGACCCGGACTCCACGCACCACAGCGTGGACCTGGGCGCCTTCCGGCTGCGCTGGGAACGGCATACGGAGTTCTCCACCTACACCTTCTTTACCAGCGGCGTCCCCGACGACCCTACAAACCCGTTCACCAACCCTGCCCTGGAGGCGGTTCCCGGTGACTGGTTGCGGACCATTCCGGGGGAGCTGATCGTCGCCGTCCACCTGACCTTCGAAGGACCCGACTCGCCGGATCGGCCGGTTCACGAACTGGCCGAGATCTTTCACACCGAGAACGTGGCGGGCAGCGAGGTGGCGGACGGTGCCGCCCGGGTGTATACGGACTTCCGGCTGCACGGCGACGGTTACGGCCGCATTCTGGTTCAGGACCGGGGGCTGGCACCGCGCCGCGCCGGGCGGCTGATCCAGCGCCTGCTGGAGATCGAGACCTACCGGCTGATGGCGCTGCTCGGGTTTCCCACGGCACGCCAGACCACTGCCCTGCTGACGGGGCTGGAGCAGGAGCTGGAGACCATTACCCGGCGCATCACCCGCAGTTCCAGCCTGGATAACGAGCAGTCACTGCTCAAGGAGATCTCCGCGCTCTCCGCCGACCTGGAACGGACCACGGCGCGCAACAGCTTCCGTCTCAGCGCCTCGCGCGCCTACGACGGGCTGGTGCAGCGGCGCATCGAGAACCTGCGGGAGGTGCGCATCCGCGAACTGCAGACCATCGGCGAGTTCATGGTACGGCGGTTCCGCCCCGCCATGCGCACCTGCGAATCGGTGGTCGAGCGACAGGAGGGGCTGGCACGGCGCATCTCCCGGGCGGCGGACCTGCTGCGCACGCGCGTGGACATCGCCCTGGAGGGGCAGAACCGGGACCTGCTCGCGTCCATGAACCGGCGCACCGACCTGCAACTGCGCCTGCAGCAGACGGTCGAGGGGCTGTCGGTGCTGGTGATGAGCTACTACGGCTCCGGGCTGATCTACTATATGCTCCACGGCCTGCACAGCGCCGGCGTGGACTTCAACGTCAACCTGGCCGTGGGCGCGGCGGTGCCGGTGGTGGTGGTTTCGGCGTTTCTGGGGATCCGCTATCTGCGGCGCAAGGTGCTGGGGCCGGAGGGGGAGCACTGA
- the ffh gene encoding signal recognition particle protein, whose amino-acid sequence MFQNLSERLDGVMKHLRGQGRLTEENIQDSLREVRMALLEADVALPVVREFIRDVKERALGEEVKKSLTPGQAFVKIVKDELVRVMGEANDALDLNVRPPAVVMVAGLQGAGKTTSIAKLARYLREREKKKVLVVSCDVYRPAAIDQLETLAAEVEVEFFPSNSGQKPKDIGKAALEHARKQFHDVVLVDTAGRLHVDEAMMDEVGELHRVIEPAETLFVVDSMTGQDAVNTAKAFSDALPLTGVILTKTDGDARGGAALSIRHITGKPIKFLGTGEKTKALEPFHPDRVASRILGMGDMLSLVEEVEQGVDKAQADKLAKKLKKGKGFDLEDFRDQMSQLGKMGGIGSLMEKMPGMGGMADKVQGQVGDKDVNRLVAIINSMTPAERRRPDIISGSRKRRIATGSGTQVQDVNKLLKQFKQMQKMMKQVKKKGGMQRMMKQLGGGGGGGFPPGGGMPPGGGLPPGGGFPR is encoded by the coding sequence ATGTTTCAGAACCTGAGCGAGCGCCTCGATGGCGTGATGAAGCACCTGCGCGGGCAGGGGCGGCTCACCGAGGAGAATATCCAGGACAGCCTGCGCGAAGTGCGCATGGCGCTGCTGGAAGCGGACGTTGCGTTGCCCGTGGTGCGGGAGTTCATCCGCGACGTCAAGGAGCGCGCCCTCGGTGAGGAGGTGAAGAAGAGCCTCACGCCGGGTCAGGCCTTCGTCAAGATCGTCAAGGACGAGCTGGTCCGCGTCATGGGCGAGGCCAACGACGCCCTGGATCTCAACGTCCGGCCGCCGGCCGTGGTGATGGTTGCCGGCCTTCAGGGCGCGGGCAAGACCACCAGCATCGCCAAGCTCGCCCGCTACCTGCGCGAGCGCGAGAAGAAGAAGGTGCTCGTGGTGAGCTGTGACGTCTACCGTCCGGCGGCCATCGACCAGCTGGAGACCCTGGCGGCGGAAGTGGAGGTGGAGTTCTTCCCCTCCAATAGCGGCCAGAAGCCGAAGGACATCGGCAAGGCGGCCCTGGAGCATGCCCGCAAGCAGTTCCACGACGTGGTGCTGGTGGATACCGCCGGTCGCCTCCACGTGGACGAGGCCATGATGGACGAGGTGGGTGAGCTGCACCGGGTGATCGAGCCGGCGGAGACGCTGTTCGTCGTCGACAGCATGACCGGCCAGGACGCGGTGAACACCGCCAAGGCCTTCAGCGACGCGCTGCCGCTCACCGGCGTCATTCTTACCAAGACCGATGGCGACGCCCGCGGCGGCGCGGCGCTGTCCATCCGCCACATCACCGGCAAGCCCATCAAGTTCCTGGGCACGGGCGAGAAGACCAAGGCGCTGGAGCCGTTCCACCCCGACCGCGTGGCCTCCCGCATTCTCGGCATGGGTGACATGCTCAGCCTGGTGGAAGAGGTGGAGCAGGGCGTCGACAAGGCCCAGGCTGACAAGCTTGCGAAGAAGCTCAAGAAGGGCAAGGGCTTTGATCTGGAAGACTTCCGCGACCAGATGTCGCAGCTCGGCAAGATGGGTGGCATCGGCAGCCTGATGGAGAAAATGCCGGGCATGGGCGGCATGGCGGACAAGGTGCAGGGTCAGGTGGGTGACAAGGACGTGAACCGCCTGGTTGCCATCATCAACTCCATGACCCCGGCCGAGCGCCGCCGGCCCGACATCATCAGTGGCTCCCGCAAGCGCCGCATCGCCACCGGCTCCGGCACCCAGGTGCAGGACGTCAACAAGCTGCTGAAGCAATTCAAGCAGATGCAGAAGATGATGAAGCAGGTGAAGAAAAAGGGCGGCATGCAGCGGATGATGAAACAGCTCGGCGGCGGTGGTGGCGGCGGTTTTCCTCCGGGCGGTGGCATGCCCCCCGGAGGCGGCCTCCCCCCGGGCGGCGGATTCCCCCGCTGA
- a CDS encoding cytochrome C assembly family protein, which translates to MDQMLPTLLSVALYLAAGAGFAWRLASGAERAPWRPAFLAAGWIGVLAHGAALSQQLGDGAALDFGLFNAASLVAAMMTLIVLLGALRRPVENLMIFILPVAALLQLVNLAVGDGGAPMTTFPAGMEVHVISSVLAFSVLSIALVQSLVLAWQDHRLRHRHPGGLVRALPPLREMEELLFQMLWLGFILLSIALGSGTLYLDDIFAQHLVHKTAFSIAAWLLFATLLAGRWRYGWRGRTAIRWTVSGFAALLIAYFGTKLVLELILGRG; encoded by the coding sequence ATGGATCAGATGCTGCCAACCCTGCTTTCCGTCGCGCTTTACCTGGCCGCCGGCGCCGGCTTTGCCTGGCGGCTGGCATCCGGCGCCGAGCGCGCGCCGTGGCGCCCGGCGTTCCTCGCCGCGGGCTGGATCGGCGTGCTCGCCCACGGCGCCGCCCTGTCGCAACAGCTGGGTGACGGCGCGGCGCTCGATTTCGGGCTGTTCAATGCCGCGTCACTGGTTGCGGCCATGATGACGCTGATCGTGCTGCTGGGCGCACTGCGCCGTCCGGTGGAGAACCTGATGATCTTCATCCTGCCCGTGGCCGCCCTGCTGCAACTGGTGAATCTGGCCGTCGGCGACGGCGGAGCGCCCATGACCACCTTCCCGGCCGGCATGGAAGTCCACGTGATCAGCTCGGTGCTCGCCTTCAGCGTGCTCAGCATTGCCCTGGTGCAGTCACTGGTGCTCGCCTGGCAGGATCACCGCCTGCGCCATCGCCACCCCGGCGGGCTGGTGCGTGCGCTGCCGCCCCTGCGGGAGATGGAGGAGCTGCTGTTCCAGATGCTGTGGCTCGGGTTCATCCTGCTGAGCATCGCCCTGGGCTCCGGCACCCTGTACCTGGACGACATCTTCGCGCAGCACCTGGTGCACAAGACCGCCTTCTCCATCGCCGCGTGGCTGCTGTTTGCCACGCTGCTCGCCGGACGCTGGCGCTATGGCTGGCGCGGCCGCACGGCAATACGGTGGACCGTCAGCGGCTTTGCCGCGTTGCTGATCGCCTATTTCGGCACCAAACTGGTTCTGGAACTGATTCTCGGCCGCGGGTGA